A portion of the Cryptomeria japonica chromosome 5, Sugi_1.0, whole genome shotgun sequence genome contains these proteins:
- the LOC131064408 gene encoding (R)-mandelonitrile beta-glucosyltransferase-like, producing the protein MGSLGQHKPHVVVFPYPVQGHMNPLMEFAKRLVCRNIHVTFITTERVREGMIQSQDEAAAHVTNALQDIRIETISDGLSPDCENTKDVDMRIDLLKKVGGLTFERLIERLNSQVMCSFFHYHFYTGMGFMVHKNPFFMRMNGTLKVKAKDEAGNVSDVIEIPGLPQLCQSDLPTFLQP; encoded by the exons ATGGGGTCATTGGGTCAGCATAAACCTCATGTAGTTGTCTTCCCTTACCCAGTCCAGGGTCATATGAATCCATTAATGGAGTTTGCCAAGAGGCTTGTCTGCAGAAACATCCATGTAACCTTCATCACCACAGAGAGAGTTAGAGAGGGAATGATACAATCTCAGGATGAGGCTGCTGCTCATGTGACCAATGCCTTGCAGGATATCAGAATTGAAACAATTTCAGATGGGCTTTCTCCTGATTGTGAGAACACCAAAGATGTAGATATGAGAATTGATTTGTTGAAAAAGGTGGGAGGTCTTACATTCGAACGACTGATAGAGAGGCTCAATTCTCAAG TCATGTGCAGTTTTTTCCATTATCATTTTTACacaggaatgg GTTTTATGGTTCACAAGAATCCATttttcatgagaatgaatggtacacttaaaG tgaaagcaaaagatgaagCAGGGAATGTGAGTGATGTTATAGAAATACCAGGGCTTCCACAACTATGCCAATCAGACTTGCCAACCTTTCTACAGCCTTGA